The following coding sequences are from one Humulus lupulus chromosome X, drHumLupu1.1, whole genome shotgun sequence window:
- the LOC133806784 gene encoding N-terminal acetyltransferase A complex auxiliary subunit NAA15-like, which produces MFCHVTWKLDMSSFCRNRALGPIREWTLEDCVRVHKLLEIVLLDHDAALRWKEQCAKYSPYSTYFEGRLSSAMPNSVYNQSNNSENGNHSVVGQTAESLASNEVATIITGQA; this is translated from the exons ATGTTTTGTCATGTTACATGGAAACTTGACATGTCATCATTTTGCAGAAACAGAGCACTTGGGCCAATCAGGGAATGGACACTTGAGGACTGTGTCAGAGTCCACAAACTCCTAGAAATAGTTCTTCTTGACCATGATGCTGCTTTAA gatGGAAGGAGCAATGTGCCAAGTACTCTCCTTACTCCACATACTTTGAGGGCAGACTCAGCTCTGCCATGCCCAACTCTGTGTACAACCAAAGTAACAACTCAGAAAATGGAAACCATTCAGTAGTTGGACAAACTGCAGAATCTCTTGCATCAAACG AGGTTGCAACAATAATTACTGGACAAGCCTAG